The following coding sequences are from one Oncorhynchus nerka isolate Pitt River linkage group LG6, Oner_Uvic_2.0, whole genome shotgun sequence window:
- the LOC115130680 gene encoding short coiled-coil protein B, which translates to MSSDGDGDMENQAELEEKTRLINQVLELQHTLEDLSSRVDAVKEENLKLKSENQVLGQYIENLMSASSVFQTTDTKSKRK; encoded by the exons gtGACATGGAGAATCAGGCTGAGCTGGAAGAAAAGACTAGGCTTATAAACCAGGTGTTGGAGCTTCAGCACACTCTAGAAG ACCTGTCGTCGCGTGTGGacgcagtgaaggaggagaaccTGAAGTTGAAGTCTGAGAACCAGGTTCTGGGTCAGTATATCGAGAACCTCATGTCTGCCTCCAGCGTGTTCCAGACCACTGACACCAAGAGCAAACGAAAGTAA